In Zingiber officinale cultivar Zhangliang chromosome 11B, Zo_v1.1, whole genome shotgun sequence, a single window of DNA contains:
- the LOC122033844 gene encoding uncharacterized protein LOC122033844 codes for MSGTACTNKGALNKKGALGKRGEGSDFIGEGWKQVVNRVGQGERRRVHIFWQSRAWGSVFFLDLVFAMHSCEVLWMAAIVFLLELAASNGFPLGKGSGIGMVIEDTKTE; via the exons atGTCTGGCACTGCCTGCACCAACAAAGGTGCCTTAAATAAGAAGGGGGCGCTGGGGAAAAGAGGGGAAGGGAGCGATTTCATCGGTGAAGGGTGGAAGCAGGTCGTGAATCGCGTCGGGCAGGGGGAAAGAAGAAGGGTGCACATCTTTTGGCAAAGCAGAGCTTGGGGAAG TGTGTTTTTCCTGGATTTAGTCTTTGCGATGCATTCTTGTGAGGTTTTGTGGATGGCGGCGATcgtcttcctccttgagctcg CTGCGAGCAATGGATTCCCTTTAG GTAAAGGAAGTGGTATTGGGATGGTGATAGAGGACACAAAGACGGAGTGA